The Anopheles maculipalpis chromosome 3RL, idAnoMacuDA_375_x, whole genome shotgun sequence genomic sequence ACCCATAAACAAGTCAGCAGGCATACAACGTTAAGATTACACTTGAAACCTTGGCTGCAAGAAGTAGGAATTCAGCTGGAGGTTGTAATGTTTTGATCAAACAGAGCCCGGAAGGCTAATTTTCAATAGGGTgtaattaaaatgataaaatagcgATAAGATGTTTCTCTCCGGACACGGTGCCCATTCGGTGAATGTATGATTTTTCCCGCAGTACAATAACACACCGCAGCGTATctgaggaaaatgttttcatatCTGATCAAAGCATTTGTTATCACGTGAAAGGGCTCGCTGCGAAAAGGGAACGAAAGTCACATTTCACATTTGATCATAAATTTCATACCATGTTTAGATAATTTCGTAACACGTTATTACATTAGCGGAGGGAGCATTTTACTCGATAGAGTAATTAAAATGGATCGTAAACTGCTGCGAGGTTACACGAGCCTCATACATAAGTTACTGATAAACATTGCCGTGCTACAATTTGgtcgaaaaacaaatcataaaactcACAGAGATATTACGAGGCtgtagtaaaaaaagaaggaaaaagataTGTAATTGTAATGAATAAATAAGAGCTACAAAGCCCCTTGAGTTTTGTACATTGATTGCTAGAAGAATAGGGAATTGGATTGTAATGGTCAACGGTGCTTGGGTTAGTACGTACAGGTGTCGAGAAACGGTACTGACAAAGAAACTGAATCCAGGACCACATGTCCTTTTTGACCTAATCCTTATCTCTGGTTGCCGAAGTTGGCAACTACGGCCTATCTAGTTCAGTGGAGTTGAGATAACCGGGGCCTGGTGACGTCTGGTGGTGACCAAACAATAGTTTctagaaaaaagcaaattcgCTTAGCAAAATAATTCTATTTTCGTTAGAAACGCACTTCGGAACAAAAAAGTTGAAAGTTGAAACAGATGAATGGGTCTTGTAGGAAGCTTGTTGCAACAATAGTTTGTCTTGAATGCTTTTAAACTGATCGGCTGCTAAGGATCACCGTAACATCTTTAgattcggaaatttcaaataccAGGATTGTGAATCATGGTAAAGCATTATGCACATTTATGAACAATAGCTCtgaattataaatatttatttaattgtgAGTCGACTTATATTCAtacaattcaatttaattcaattaaattaagcGTGGTCTatattttcatcaactttACTTTTCGCTATCGTAAAGCCTTCGTTGTTTACTTTTACTGCGGCTCGTCGCAAATTCGTCACTCAAATTCAGATAAACAGGTTATTTGGACTGTGCAACCAACCGAATCCCTGCCATTAACAAGACAAAAAACCTCAGACTGATATGCAGAAGccttatttgttcttttttatccAATAAGAATGAAttggatttattattttcaaaagaaGACTTGCACAAGACAATTGATTAGTATGTAAATTTGGAGCGGGCTGCAAGTAGTGGTTGCAGTTTTATACTTTCACACATAGAGAGGCATAAAAAACAGCAATGTATATTCTTTGGGGAGTGCGATAGGTGTTAAGTTTATTTACttgtttttaataaagctTTGCTGCATACCTACACCCAGTTCTTCTTTGCTTGTGTTTCTCCCAAATGTACAGAAGACTACGAGAAGGAGTATCCTTTGCTGCTGGAAAACGAACAGTTGGTGATTTGTTACGAAAGCAATAAGGACTACCGAAAGCCATTGTACGCTTCCACCACGCTGCCTGAGGCTGTAACGGATGAACCAAGCACAACACAGcggaaccagcagcagcagcagcagcagaaccagcagcagcagcagaaccagcagcagcagcagcaaatccaACCGCAACAACAGTCCAATGGCACCGAGCCGATGATTTACTTTGTCACGCCGACTTACCCGCGACGCGAGCAGATCGCGGAAATAATTCGGCTTGGTCAAACGCTGATGCACGTGCCCCGGTTGCATTGGATCGTGGCCGACGACACGAGCAGTTGCAGCGCTACGCTAAACAGTCACATTAGGAAGTTCGGTAAGCACGATGCCCTCCTGCAAGCGTAGTTTACATTTACGGAGCGTGAAATGAATCGTTTAGCATCACAAAACACGTTCCGTTGGGGGTTATTTGTGGGAGTTTGTTTGTAAGTTTTGGTCAAGCATGGAGAACATaattaagtttttttattaatacaCAAAAGAAGCTAATATataaatgttgttgtttggcaGATGGTTACCCATGACGAGGCCATCTTGGTTGTTTTGAGGCGATGTTGTcggaaagaatattttttaaacacctGACCTTCCTCTTAGCTCGTTTCGATTacgtggtaaaaaaaaaacccgagcGACTTAATTGGACACTTCATTTTGCATTAATATCGCTCTATAAAACTCTCATTGGCATACTAACTGCGATGTTGTTTTCCTTATCTTTGCTGGTTCTCCGACAAACAGGAATACCGTACACACAGCTCGCTAGTCCGATGCCCGAGATGTACCGTGCTCGAAAGAACGCTCCCCGGGGCGTTGCCAATCGCCGTGCAGCACTCAATTGGATCCGCAGAAATCAGAAGAAAGCGGGCGTCCTGTACTTTGGCGATGACGACAACACGTTCGATCTGAAGCTGTTCAGCGAGATTCGGTACACGAAGAAAGTGTCCATGTTCCCGGTGGGACTGATTGGGGACTACGCCATCAGTACGCCCATCGTAGAAAACGTAAGACAACCCCGTCGACCACTCGCTGAGCAATAAAGCAGCGTGAAACTAATGCTATATATAACAACCTTCTTACttgcttttcctttctctcccATGTCTGGCAAACTAATTCGATAGGGTCGCGTGACGGGTTTCTTTGATTCGTGGCCCGCCAAGCGTAAGTGGCCCGTTGATATGGCCGGTTTCGCGGTCAGCCTCGAGTATCTGGCACTCAGCCCGAACGCAACGATGCCATTCAAGGCCGGGTACGAGGAGGACGAGTTCCTGAAGAGCATCGGTCTGAAGCTGGAAGATATTGAACCGAAGGCGCGCAATTGTACGGAAATTCTCGTGTGGCACACGCAAACGAAGAGTAGCAAATCGCCCACGGTACGAATCTCGATGGACCGGCAAAAGCTAGATAAGCTGAATCTTGGCGCACTGCTGAGCCGGTTGGAAAGTATGGGCGTGAATCATATCAGCGAATCCGAAGGTAAGTGTAAATGTTTACCGAACGGATTACCCACACCTCGGGGTGGGTGAGTGTACGTGTCGGGTGTATGGCTCGGAGTTTCTTTTGCAAAGTTTAGtttgcagcacaaaaaaaaaaaaccttaaagtGTATCGTGTGGTTACAAGTGGtttgttgattgattgatcCTATTTGTAGATACAATATTTGCATATGAAATTTAATATTCCAGCAATCGTGATAAGCGATGCACGAACAATGCatgtaaattgttttttcaaaagtgaattgttaatattttttaaattatgcaacAACAActctttgttttgtctttcacCGTATAGAACCGGTAGAATCGCAGCAATATGATTCTATTAGACCCTTATGGGGCCAATATGACCAGGCCTTTGATactaaaagaaggaaaacaatacgGCTTGGCCGTACTAAGCTTAGATAATTCACTAAGCCAAGTCATGATTATGATTCACTTATAAGATATTATGGATATATAGGATATACAAAGTTTTTACGCTTTCCTATAGATTTTTATAGCATGGATATTGAACTATATTCTGAATATTGttcaagtattttttttaagtaagcTCGTTGGGATATCTTTGCTCTacttgagctgatt encodes the following:
- the LOC126564735 gene encoding galactosylgalactosylxylosylprotein 3-beta-glucuronosyltransferase S isoform X3; this translates as MAVARSSSVLRQKKIFKIVALIFLVLLFVFVLQYNTEDYEKEYPLLLENEQLVICYESNKDYRKPLYASTTLPEAVTDEPSTTQRNQQQQQQQNQQQQQNQQQQQQIQPQQQSNGTEPMIYFVTPTYPRREQIAEIIRLGQTLMHVPRLHWIVADDTSSCSATLNSHIRKFGIPYTQLASPMPEMYRARKNAPRGVANRRAALNWIRRNQKKAGVLYFGDDDNTFDLKLFSEIRYTKKVSMFPVGLIGDYAISTPIVENGRVTGFFDSWPAKRKWPVDMAGFAVSLEYLALSPNATMPFKAGYEEDEFLKSIGLKLEDIEPKARNCTEILVWHTQTKSSKSPTVRISMDRQKLDKLNLGALLSRLESMGVNHISESEGTTAQAIVNGSVKPLSFWFS
- the LOC126564735 gene encoding galactosylgalactosylxylosylprotein 3-beta-glucuronosyltransferase S isoform X2, which encodes MAVARSSSVLRQKKIFKIVALIFLVLLFVFVLQYNTDKKHETSEETNVLTRLDLPWRSKKGFPRKDYEKEYPLLLENEQLVICYESNKDYRKPLYASTTLPEAVTDEPSTTQRNQQQQQQQNQQQQQNQQQQQQIQPQQQSNGTEPMIYFVTPTYPRREQIAEIIRLGQTLMHVPRLHWIVADDTSSCSATLNSHIRKFGIPYTQLASPMPEMYRARKNAPRGVANRRAALNWIRRNQKKAGVLYFGDDDNTFDLKLFSEIRYTKKVSMFPVGLIGDYAISTPIVENGRVTGFFDSWPAKRKWPVDMAGFAVSLEYLALSPNATMPFKAGYEEDEFLKSIGLKLEDIEPKARNCTEILVWHTQTKSSKSPTVRISMDRQKLDKLNLGALLSRLESMGVNHISESEGTTAQAIVNGSVKPLSFWFS
- the LOC126564735 gene encoding galactosylgalactosylxylosylprotein 3-beta-glucuronosyltransferase S isoform X1; this translates as MAVARSSSVLRQKKIFKIVALIFLVLLFVFVLQYNTDKKHETSEETNVLTRLDLPWRSKKGFPRKEDYEKEYPLLLENEQLVICYESNKDYRKPLYASTTLPEAVTDEPSTTQRNQQQQQQQNQQQQQNQQQQQQIQPQQQSNGTEPMIYFVTPTYPRREQIAEIIRLGQTLMHVPRLHWIVADDTSSCSATLNSHIRKFGIPYTQLASPMPEMYRARKNAPRGVANRRAALNWIRRNQKKAGVLYFGDDDNTFDLKLFSEIRYTKKVSMFPVGLIGDYAISTPIVENGRVTGFFDSWPAKRKWPVDMAGFAVSLEYLALSPNATMPFKAGYEEDEFLKSIGLKLEDIEPKARNCTEILVWHTQTKSSKSPTVRISMDRQKLDKLNLGALLSRLESMGVNHISESEGTTAQAIVNGSVKPLSFWFS
- the LOC126564735 gene encoding galactosylgalactosylxylosylprotein 3-beta-glucuronosyltransferase S isoform X4 — encoded protein: MAVARSSSVLRQKKIFKIVALIFLVLLFVFVLQYNTDYEKEYPLLLENEQLVICYESNKDYRKPLYASTTLPEAVTDEPSTTQRNQQQQQQQNQQQQQNQQQQQQIQPQQQSNGTEPMIYFVTPTYPRREQIAEIIRLGQTLMHVPRLHWIVADDTSSCSATLNSHIRKFGIPYTQLASPMPEMYRARKNAPRGVANRRAALNWIRRNQKKAGVLYFGDDDNTFDLKLFSEIRYTKKVSMFPVGLIGDYAISTPIVENGRVTGFFDSWPAKRKWPVDMAGFAVSLEYLALSPNATMPFKAGYEEDEFLKSIGLKLEDIEPKARNCTEILVWHTQTKSSKSPTVRISMDRQKLDKLNLGALLSRLESMGVNHISESEGTTAQAIVNGSVKPLSFWFS